The Nitrospirota bacterium genome segment CGGCGGGCTAATACTTGAAAGATACCTTGCCCGTAAGAGAATAAATATTTACGCCCGGTCGGTTGTTTATATACTTGTTCTCATGCTTTTGTTTTATAATCTTACGCTGTGCAGAAGCGCTATATATATATATGGCGATAAACCTTACCCGGCTCTGCCCGAAGATGTTTACAGGATGCTTACCGCCCAAAACAGCAAAAGGCCTCAGAGGATTTATATAAGTGCGCCTTATCACTCTCCAGATAAAGATTTTCTGCTTTCATTACCGCATAATATCCCGAGCATATACAGGATTCCATCCATCATAGGTTATGAGAAACTTGCATCTGAGCCGTCTCTCGGTGTAGATGAATTTTATCAGTACGGAGTAAAATATGTATTAGTCCTTAATGCAAGCACGGACTTACACGCCGGAGGAACCCCTTTCCCTTCCCCTGCTTATTTTGATTTAAAAAAGATTACTGAATTTGGCAGGGTGGAATTATATGAGCTTAAAAATGCCCTGCCGCTTGCATTTTTGGCGCAAAACAAATCCAGCCTCCCGATTAAATTTACAGGCAGGGGGGCTGTCATTGATGTCTCAGGCGTTAATCAGCCCGTAAATGTGACGGCGAATATTTTTTACAGGAAGGGCATGACTGCTACGGCAGAAGGTAAAAAATTAATGATACGCCCGGATGAGTGGAACAGGATACTTGTTTTGAATTGTCCCCCGACAAAGAAGCTGGAAATAATATACAGTCCTTTTTGGGACAAGGGCTTTATGATGAGCGGTATATTTTTACTCCTTTCCGCAGTATCATGGCCGGTTATAAGACATCTTGAGGGCAGAAAAAAAATATGAAACTCTCAGTGGTCATACCGTGCTACAATGAAGAGAAAAACATTCCCCTTATACTTAAAGGCATAAAGGGCGCTGTTAAAAGAGACGACATTGAGCTTATCCTTGTAAATAATGGTTCAAAAGACAATACCGAAAAGATTTTGAATGAACTGGCGCCGTCATATACATTTCTAAGGACTGTAAAGGTAGAGGTTAATCAAGGTTATGGTTTTGGAGTACTTTCAGGGTTGAAAGCGGCAAGGGGCGAATATATAGGCTGGACGCACGCCGACCTCCAGACAGACCCGTATGATACTATCAAGGCGTTGGATATCATTGAGCAGGAAGGCAGTCCGCGCAATATCTATGTCAAGGGAAGGAGAAGGGGCCGGCCCTTGTTTGACACATTTTTTACCACAGGCATGAGTATTTTTGAGACAATGTACTTAGGTGAAATACTCTGGGACATAAATGCCCAGCCGAATATTTTCCATAGAAGTTTTTATGAAGGCTGGTCCAGTCCGCCGTATGATTTTTCATTGGACCTCTATGCGCTGTATAAGGCAAAAAAGCAACGCCTTAAGATAGTCAGGTTTGACGTATTATTCCCTGAGAGAATTCACGGCGAGTCAAGCTGGAATACAAGCCTGACGGCAAAGTGGAAATTTATAAAACGGACCTTTGATTTCAGCATAAAACTAAAAAAGGGGCTTCAAAAATGAATTTCATAGCGCATCGGGTTAATACGGCAGAGGAACTGAAAAAGATTCCTTTTGAGCACGGCGTTGAGATTGATTTAAGGGATCGCGGGGACAGGCTTATACTTCAGCATGACCCCTTCAAAGACGGCGAGGATTTTGAGCAGTACCTGAAGGGCTATAAGCACGGCACAATGATATTAAACATTAAAAGCGAGCGGATTGAGTTAAAGGTCATGGACCTGATAAAAAAATATAATGTCAGGGACTATTTTTTTCTGGATTCATCTTTTCCAATGATATATCTCCTCAGCAAAATGGGCGAAAAAAATATTGCGCTCAGGTTTTCCGAGTTTGAGGGGCTTGATACCATTATGGCAATGCAGGGGGCGGTGGACTGGATATGGGTTGATTGTTTTACAAAGCTGCCGGTCAACAAAGAAAATTATAAAACTT includes the following:
- a CDS encoding glycosyltransferase family 2 protein, which encodes MKLSVVIPCYNEEKNIPLILKGIKGAVKRDDIELILVNNGSKDNTEKILNELAPSYTFLRTVKVEVNQGYGFGVLSGLKAARGEYIGWTHADLQTDPYDTIKALDIIEQEGSPRNIYVKGRRRGRPLFDTFFTTGMSIFETMYLGEILWDINAQPNIFHRSFYEGWSSPPYDFSLDLYALYKAKKQRLKIVRFDVLFPERIHGESSWNTSLTAKWKFIKRTFDFSIKLKKGLQK